DNA from Chitinophaga pendula:
ACGCTTCAGATCATATTTAGAAAGAAATAATAAGGAATAGACCACAGATATGCCGAAAAGCGTATACATACTGATCCACATCGGTACATGGAAGAACAAATTGCGGGTCGTCTGTTCATTATTCTCAATGGCTGGTACCTTCACCCAAAATCCGGCCGTAATAACATAAAAAAGCAATAATACCGCCAATATTTTCCACCAATGTTTTGCCATTTTCATGCAGCTATATTGGGGGCAAACCTACACGTTTTATCACTAATCACAAAGATTTTTAGGGATTTTTACTTTATTCAAAATGCTCACTTATCATTGAAAATCCTTTATGGAACAGCAAGTTTCGTTTGATATTTAAGAACGACCGGCTCAGTCTTTCCACAAGAACGGGAACAGGATCATCGCCAATGCCACCACCAACACATCCATTCCCCCTAATAACAGGAACATCTTCGCTAACCCCGGTTGGTACACCGACACAAAGGCAGACCGTGCCACATTGGCCAGCAACATCAATACCGGCATAATCAACGGAAACCCCATGATCGCCATCAATGCCGCATTCTGGTTGGCCTGCGCAGCAATCGCCGCTAGCATCGTAAACAACAAGGAAAGGCTCACCCCGCCCAATATCACCACCCCAAAGAAATAAGCAATATTAATGATCGGATTCCCCAGGAACACCATACAGCATATTAATGCCAACACACTCATCAGCGACATCAACAGCACATTATAGATCAGCTTCGCCGCCACAAAACTCCGCGGATGCACCAACGAATAAAAATATAACAACCGCCCCCGGCTCTCCTGCATAAAACTTTTCGCAATCGCATTCACCGATACAAATAATTGTATCACCCAGAACATCGCATTCCAGGTCTTCTCCTCCGGCTTCTCCATCATCATATTGATGACAAATACCGTGGATACGATATACAGCAGTATCCCGTAAAATGCATACTTCTGCCGCATCTCCAGCAGCAGATCCTTCTTTACCAGCGCAAGTGTTTGTTTGATCATCGAGGCTGCAAAGATAACCTTTCATCCCCCCATTCCAATTCCCTCCCCCTGCCTTTTTCTGCTTACCACACATCCGCCTGTGCAACTTTTCATATATTAGCTGGATTAAATCATTTCGTTAGGATGAAAAAAATTCTGGTAGCCAACAGGGGCGAGATCGCCCTGAGAGTAATGCGCTCCGCGCGTGAAATGGGAATAGCCACCGTGGCCGTATACTCCGAAGCAGACCGTACCATGCCTTTCGTACAGTATGCCGACGAGGCTGTATGTATAGGCCCCGCCCCTTCCAACCAGTCTTACCTGCTGGGCGATAAGATCATTGCCGTAGCCAAGCAGACCGGCGCCGACGCTATCCACCCCGGATACGGATTCCTGAGCGAAAATGCCCGCTTCGCACAGGCAGTAGAAGATGCCGGTATCACCTTCATCGGCCCCTCCCCCGCCGCCATCGAAATGATGGGTAGCAAACTGGCCGCCAAACAAGCCGCTCAAAAATTCGGCGTACCCATGGTACCCGGTACCGAAACACCCCTGCGCAGCCTCGAAGAAGCACAGGAAGTAGTGAAAAGGACCGGATTCCCCATCCTTATCAAAGCCTCCGCAGGCGGCGGCGGTAAAGGCATGCGCATCGTCAACGAAGCCTCCGAACTGGAAGAACAGATCCGTATGGCCAAAAGCGAAGCCATGAACGCCTTCGGCGATGATGCCGTATTCATCGAAAAATATGTAGGCGCACCCCGCCACATCGAAATACAAGTACTCGCCGACAAATTCGGCAATGCCGTCTACCTCTTCGAACGCGAATGCTCCATCCAGCGCCGCCACCAGAAACTGGTCGAAGAAGCACCCTCCTCCTGCCTCACACCAGCTATCCGCGATGCCATGGGACAACGCGCCCTCGACGTCGTACGCGCCTGTAACTACTACGGCGCCGGTACCGTCGAATTCCTGGTAGACGAACAACTCCAATTCTATTTCCTGGAAATGAACACCCGCCTCCAGGTAGAACACCCCGTCACAGAAATGATCACCGGCCTCGACCTGGTCAAAGAACAGATCCGCATCGCACGTGGCGAACTGCTCTCCTTCTCCCAGCAATCCCTGCAGATCAATGGCCATGCCATCGAACTACGCATCTGCGCCGAAGATCCTACCAACAACTTCCTCCCGGATACCGGCTCCCTGCAGACCTATATCCGCCCGCAAGGATACGGCGTCCGCGTCGACGATGGCTACGAACAAGGCATGGATATCCCCATCTACTACGATCCCATGATCGCCAAACTGATCGCCTGGGGCGCCACCCGCGAAGAAGCCCGCGAAAGACTCATCCGCGCCATCGACGAATACCAGATCAAAGGCATCCGCACCACCCTCTCCTTCGGAACCTGGGCCCTGCAACATCCTGCCTTTATCTCCGGCCAGTTCGATACCAACTTCATCGGTAAATACTTCACCCCACAATCACTGGTGGCCCCCGATGAACAGGCCGCACGCGCCGCCGCCATACTGGCCGCCCACCTCTGGCAACAACAAAGCCAGCAGCAGGCACAAGTCACCACAGCCGCTTCCGCCGACCCCTCCGCCTGGAAAAAAGCAAGAAAAATGTTAAGATAATGTCCGCCGGGACCAAAAAGCAGCAAATTCTGCTAACTTTGCGGACATTTTATTTCAGAGAGAATGCGGAGATTTATACTGCAAATTATTGACTTCTTCTACCAGCCGTTTGCAAAGCTCATGCCCTTGCAAACCTTTCGCTACCTGGCTTGCGGGGGCAGCAATACCTTGCTGGACATCATCCTCTATTTTATCAGCTATAACTTCATCCTGCAAAAACAGATGGTGTCGCTGGGTTTCATCACCCTCAGCCCCCATATCGCTGCCCTCTTCATGGCCATGGCAGTTACCTTCCCTTCCGGATTCCTGCTCAGCAAATTCATCGTCTTCCCCGATTCAAACCTGAGAGGACGCGTGCAACTCGTACGATACTTCATCCTGGTAGGCATCTGCATATTGCTGAACTATATCTTCCTCAAACTGTTCGTAGATCAACTCCACTTCTACCCAACAGTAGGTAAGATATTCACCACCTTCCTGGTAGTGTGCTTCAGCTACCTCACCCAGAAGAAATTTACCTTCAAGATCAAACAGAGCTGATCAAACGCT
Protein-coding regions in this window:
- a CDS encoding heme exporter protein CcmB yields the protein MIKQTLALVKKDLLLEMRQKYAFYGILLYIVSTVFVINMMMEKPEEKTWNAMFWVIQLFVSVNAIAKSFMQESRGRLLYFYSLVHPRSFVAAKLIYNVLLMSLMSVLALICCMVFLGNPIINIAYFFGVVILGGVSLSLLFTMLAAIAAQANQNAALMAIMGFPLIMPVLMLLANVARSAFVSVYQPGLAKMFLLLGGMDVLVVALAMILFPFLWKD
- the accC gene encoding acetyl-CoA carboxylase biotin carboxylase subunit, with the protein product MKKILVANRGEIALRVMRSAREMGIATVAVYSEADRTMPFVQYADEAVCIGPAPSNQSYLLGDKIIAVAKQTGADAIHPGYGFLSENARFAQAVEDAGITFIGPSPAAIEMMGSKLAAKQAAQKFGVPMVPGTETPLRSLEEAQEVVKRTGFPILIKASAGGGGKGMRIVNEASELEEQIRMAKSEAMNAFGDDAVFIEKYVGAPRHIEIQVLADKFGNAVYLFERECSIQRRHQKLVEEAPSSCLTPAIRDAMGQRALDVVRACNYYGAGTVEFLVDEQLQFYFLEMNTRLQVEHPVTEMITGLDLVKEQIRIARGELLSFSQQSLQINGHAIELRICAEDPTNNFLPDTGSLQTYIRPQGYGVRVDDGYEQGMDIPIYYDPMIAKLIAWGATREEARERLIRAIDEYQIKGIRTTLSFGTWALQHPAFISGQFDTNFIGKYFTPQSLVAPDEQAARAAAILAAHLWQQQSQQQAQVTTAASADPSAWKKARKMLR
- a CDS encoding GtrA family protein; its protein translation is MRRFILQIIDFFYQPFAKLMPLQTFRYLACGGSNTLLDIILYFISYNFILQKQMVSLGFITLSPHIAALFMAMAVTFPSGFLLSKFIVFPDSNLRGRVQLVRYFILVGICILLNYIFLKLFVDQLHFYPTVGKIFTTFLVVCFSYLTQKKFTFKIKQS